CGTGACCGGGTACTCGCCGTTTCGGGCGTACGAGTGCCGCGCCACGCGCCCTTCGCTGGTGGTGCCGTCGCCCCAGGACCAGATGAAGCGCACCAGGCCGAAGTCGTCATCCGAGTAGACCTCGTCGTTGCCCGCCCACAGCGGTTCGTCGATGTAGCTGCTGGCCTCGCGGCCGCTCACCTTGAGGTCGAAGCCGGCCTGCGGCTCCTCGTCGTACACGTGCAGCGGGGCCAGCTGCTGCGGCGTGGTGAACGACTGCTCGTGGTGGCCGCCGTTGCCCAGCTGGCCCAGGTTCTCGCGCCCCCAGCAGTACGCCTCGCCCAGTTCGCGGGTGACGCCGCAGCGCACGCGGCTGCCGCCGGGGCGCAGTTCACGCCACGCGTAGCCCGGCGCCATCGCCTTGACGGTGCCGTACGGATCGCCGTTGCCCACGCCCCAGCAGAAGCCCTCGCCGTCCGCGCGCACCGCGCACGTTTCCCGCCCGGCCGCGGCGATCGTCACGAAGCGCTCCTGCGTGGGCAGCGCGATGGGCGTGAGGATGCTGTCGGTGTTCGCGCCGGGGCTGGCCTCGTATCCCACGTTGCCGCCCCAGCAGAACGCCTTGCCCTGCGCCGTGAGCCCGCACACGTGGTCGGTGGTGCCGGCGTCGATGGCCGTGAACGCCACGTCCGTATCCACCTTGACCGGCACGTTGCTGCACAGGTAGGTGAACGACTGCCCGCAGATCTGCGTTGATGGCGCGCCCAGCGCCCGGTGCCGGTTGCTGCCCCAGCACCATACCTCGCCGCCGGCCTTGAGCCCGCAGGCGTTGTACGCGCCGGTGGTGATGGCGGTGAAGCGGTGGTCGCCCGAGACCAGGGCGGGCTCCGGCTGGCTGGTGAACGTTCCGTTGCCCACCTGCCCGTTGTCGTTTACGCCCCAGCACCAGGCGCGGCCGTCACTGGCGAGCCCGCAGGTAAAGGCCGGGCCCACGTCCACCGCGTCCCACCGGATGCCGCCGCGCACCAGCGCGGGCTCCGGGTTGTGGCGCGTGTTGCCGTAGAACTGGCCTTCCACCACCACGGTGGGCGGCGCGCCTACCTCGCCGTGGTCGTTGCGGCCCCAGCAGTACAGGTCGCGCGACGTGGTGACGCCGCAGGTGTGCGCGGACGAGGCGATCTGCTTGAACTTGTGCCCGCCGGTGACCGGAACGGGATCGGTGAAGTTGCGGGTTCCGCCGTATCCCAGCCTGCCCTGGCCGCCGTATCCCCAGCAGTACGCGTCCCCGTTCACCAGCAGCCCGCAGCCGCCGCCCTCGGGCGCCACCTGCTGAAAGATGCCGTACACCGGCGGCGGGCGCGGCCCCTGGCGCGGCGCCTCGACGTACACGCTGAAGGCGAAGCCCTCCACGCTGTTGGGAACGTTGAACTTCCACGTGCGCGCCGGGCTCACCTGGTTGGGCTGCAGCACCGCGGCGTAGGAAAAGAACGGCTGCTCCGCGTCGGTAAACGAGCCGGCGCCGTCCATGTTGGCGGTTTCCACGCTGCCCTGGCCGGCGGTCGCGGTGGGCTGGCGGTGAAAGAAGACGTTGATGCCGGCGATCTGGTCGCCGTGGTACGTGCCCAGCACGCCCGTCCCCAGGTTCTGCACGGTGACGTCCACGCGCATCTCCTGCGTGGCGGAGTCGTAGACCAGGTTGCTGGACGCCAGGCGCACGTTTACGCCCTGCCCGCCCAGAATGGCCTTCCGCGGCCCGCCCGCGCCGCCCTCCTGGCTGC
The sequence above is a segment of the Longimicrobium terrae genome. Coding sequences within it:
- a CDS encoding PKD domain-containing protein, with the translated sequence MRADSLFRAVRIGVVPLLLAACADRVTGPVRSVPDPGTGRSSELECRVNVRARTLGCSQEGGAGGPRKAILGGQGVNVRLASSNLVYDSATQEMRVDVTVQNLGTGVLGTYHGDQIAGINVFFHRQPTATAGQGSVETANMDGAGSFTDAEQPFFSYAAVLQPNQVSPARTWKFNVPNSVEGFAFSVYVEAPRQGPRPPPVYGIFQQVAPEGGGCGLLVNGDAYCWGYGGQGRLGYGGTRNFTDPVPVTGGHKFKQIASSAHTCGVTTSRDLYCWGRNDHGEVGAPPTVVVEGQFYGNTRHNPEPALVRGGIRWDAVDVGPAFTCGLASDGRAWCWGVNDNGQVGNGTFTSQPEPALVSGDHRFTAITTGAYNACGLKAGGEVWCWGSNRHRALGAPSTQICGQSFTYLCSNVPVKVDTDVAFTAIDAGTTDHVCGLTAQGKAFCWGGNVGYEASPGANTDSILTPIALPTQERFVTIAAAGRETCAVRADGEGFCWGVGNGDPYGTVKAMAPGYAWRELRPGGSRVRCGVTRELGEAYCWGRENLGQLGNGGHHEQSFTTPQQLAPLHVYDEEPQAGFDLKVSGREASSYIDEPLWAGNDEVYSDDDFGLVRFIWSWGDGTTSEGRVARHSYARNGEYPVTLTVIDSSGQRSMKTKNATIWIYEGP